gcgggcgagccagggctgggggcgcTGGCGCTCCCCCTCAGCCCTTTGTTCTGGGctggggcggcggcgggcggggggggggtgggtgtcgGCGGGCTGATAGCGCGGGGCCGTGCTGAGGGGGGAGCGGGCCGGGCGCCATGCGGCGCCGGTCACGtagggggcggccgggcccaGCCGGGCAGCCTTTGTGGCGGGCGCGGTGCGGGGCCGAGCTGCGGGGAGGCGGCACGCCGCCTCCCCGCAGCTCGGTGCGCCCCGCACAACgtccccacctccccacccgTCCTCCCCCTTGTCCCACCGTcgcctgcaggcagggagcgcCAGACAAAGGTCCCATCGTCGTGCGTGtgtgtccgtcccccccccgtcccccccccccgcgctgttgcctgcctccctgccctgcgGAAGGGGTACGGCTCGCAGGTAGGCGTGAGATAGCCTTGCACATCCCCCGCTCCCGTGACCCGAGTATTTTCGGCTTTCTCCTTACGtaaggaacaacaacaacaaccaaccagaaaaaaaaaaaaaaatggccatTGCCCAATTCGGTTATTTTTGCCAAGTCATTTCGGCGTTGCAGTGGTAACAGCCGTGGCTGGACGTCCTGTGCTCTGGGGTCAGCTTATGCCCTGTCGCCAACGGGAGCATAGCTTGGAAGTTGCTGGTGAACAGCTTGGCTTTCAAGATTAGGTGattatattttgtgtgtgtgtgtgtgtgtgcctgcgACTAAAATGGTCCTCTAAGTAGATGAAACCAACATCACTGTGCTTGTGACTGAAACCTCCAAAGTCCAAACCGAGTACCCCAGACGCTGTCTTTAGGTTTGGTATACCTGCTGTAGGTAGAGGCAgcaacatattttgaaaaatgcaataTTCTTGATAACATGCATAAACTTTTCTGCTGCTTGGTTGTTGGGGTCAAGTACAGCTTTGATTGTGAAGCTGCCTTGAGACTTATTGTTGTGTTAAAAAtaccacacacacccccttttttttttcttgtccttgtaACTTGAATGGCTGCGCTGAGTTTCATTGTGTTTGCTCCTGTGTATGTAACCCACTTTGAGTCATCTTTGCCCTCCATAATTAATTCAGTCCAGACCcttgtttaaaatactgctgtgtATCACTTTTATGGTCCTTATTCAATCAAAATGTTGTCTTTGATGGGAAACTTGAATGAATACAGATTTGGGTTTTGGCCCAAAGACCTGATTTAAACCAGCAAGTTCAAAGATTACTGCATAAAGATCCTTAATATCATTGGCACTAACTGTTATTGTTATAGAAGTTCTTGTGTTACAGATGTCTTTGACTGCTGAAGTGCTAACGGTCTTCAGTTTGATATGCCTccactttccatttttatttactctgtatttttaactcaTTCTCCAAAGGATTCTTaactagcttttaaaatatcGAGCTTCCTGGATTCAACTTCAAAGCCTCAAATTTctgctgtttggggttttttttgtttgtttgtggttgggtttttttggggggggggggcggctagtgttttttttttttttcctaaaggaacTGATCTGAAAGGTGTCAAAAAGCTTAGAGTCTTCCCATGAGCAATATGAACTTACATGACCTCCTCACAGCTTATCTCATCCTAAGAAGGAACAGTATTTGCCATGCTTTGGCTGAAATTTGTAGAACATACAGACATTCTTTCTGTTGCATATTGCAATAAAGTCTAAATAGAATCTGTGAAAGGTATCAGTaccatgctgcttttttcaatcctttgtcttgaaataaaactcataaataaaataaacctttagCTCATTTTAAAttgacttattttaaaaaagttatgCAAACTGTCCTtatgcaataatttttttccagacagcaaTCTTGCTGCTGTTATAACATCACTATGATGCAATAACATGAACAATAAAATCCTCTGTTTGAGTCTTATTACACACTGTTAAGCAATGTATCTGACTCATCAGCTTAATTGACTCTTCTAGGTGACCTTGCCATGATCATTACAGCCAGTTATGAGATATAAATGTGCTTAGGATATGtaatagaaacaaaaatgcaaatagatGGCCAATTCTTGCAGTCTGttctaaaagaaaatgacagtccatgttacagtattttacaatgtttgaaaataattgaaaaaatatatatatttttttttttagaaaacaaggtATATGTAGCTGTTTAATAGTGATGCTAAGCATGACTGTCAAAAATAAGATTGTGTAAGCAAGGGCATACTTGGACTTGACTCAAAATGTGATAGAAACAACTGCCTTAAAAACTCATTGTGTTAAAAGGTGGatctgaaattaattattattaagaCCTCCTTAGATaacctgtgtttttttctaattcgTGTGTTGAATTGATCCATGCCCAAACTAGCATACTATGAGACTGGGTCTAGTGACAGGTACTACACAAATCTATCTTctagcagaaataaaaccttatTTAAAGTTGGGGGACTTTTCGCCTTTCTTGAGTTGCTCCATCTTGGTGTAATTTTCAGTCTGTCCTGAAGTATTTGAATAATTAACCAGTTTTTGCCACAGAGGTGGCTGCACAGCCGTTAGCTGTATAGATGCCCATACTGCAAGACCTCCACTTACGACTAGAACACAACCCAATAAAGAAAATGGTGCTTGGCATGGGCAGTGATCTTCCTGCCTGGACCATCTCACAGAACCAGAGCTCTAAAAATTGCTAttctctgttctgtttgcaATGAGTGGTAGATACCGACATTTTAcaggtggtgtttgttttaCATATTTGTACTTCAGCTGTTATATAACAAGATGTATGCTTAGAACATCAGCTGGGATTAATTGACATAATTCTGTTGCCTTTAAATAGCGCTCTATAAATGTAGGTCATCTGAAACTCTGGTCCATGCTTGGCATTTTAAGACCATAgttcaataataaaaaaacatttgttgtCAGAATAATTAAcaattgattttgtttgttgttgggttttttatggcTCTTAACTGAGGGAAAGCTGAGATTGTATTTCCAGAACATTGTTACTATTAATTAAGTCACAGCTTTTTGCTGTCTAGTTTTTCCTGCTGTCAAGTAGCTATTGGAACGAGCAGAAACATACTGTCATAGTACTATAACTTCAGTAACCATTGTTTCTATTGGGGTCTTATTAAAAGTACTGGAAAGTGATGTGATTATTTCAAATGGCATGAtttatatgcacatacacaaaataCAGTTATTGTACTTATATAATTAAATACATAAGttatatatgtatttcctttaagttatatttgtatttactttGCTTCTTAGTTTTAGAGTTTTTCCTGGCATGTTGGGTAACATTGTTAGATCTTGTTTTCCatcctttaaaacaaagcagtaaaCAGCTTGTTTGATTCTACCAGATCTGTTCAATTTTTCCCATACTGTTTTCCTaaggaaatggaataaaatataGGTCAAATTTGCACCTATTAAGCTTGACTGACCTTTTTGAGCAACAGCTACCTCTAACGTATGTTTCCTGCTctccaaataatatttttatttgtgtaataTGTGTAATTTACCTTTGGAAAGAAGGCTGTACTTTAATTTGTAGTTATTAAGATAAACAGTAACTTAAGTAGTTTTCCTAACAATGAAAGtcttctgtaaaaattaaatgtgacaTCAACTTTCTGGGGTTTGGACAGCTTGGAGGTGGGTAATATGAAGGTGCAGTAGTGTTCCAAGTTTCATGactattttattcatttttttatatatatttgtttgaaaaggggcataataaataatttttttatgttccCAGTGGACTACATTGTGTAGACATCTCCCATTACTTTCTTTCAATAAGATGATCAACATTTTAGCAAAAATGGGTCATCTTGTACAAAGCTATCATCATCAGTGTTCCACTGACCTAATTACACATTGATCCTGAAACGGTAAGCATTTAAGATGCCCATGAAGTTGTAAGGAAGGGGAACTGTGTACAAGATCAATAGTTCTGCATTGCTCAGTGCTATTGTAATGGATTTGTGGTCTCCATGAATGTAACTGTATAATGGCAGTAATTGATGGTAACTTTTGTACTGtaaatgcttttcccttttgtgaCTGTGGATACCCTGTCTGTCATGGCATAAAATGTAGTCACCTAGTTTTTTCCCAGAAAGTTTTAAGTTCTTTTGCTCTACATTCTCTAGACCCTCTTGCCCCCAAATCTTTTCTAGGGAAAATATCCTATTCCAGTGGAGCTAGCATTAGAGCTTTTCTTCAACAGTAATAGAATTTTGTTAATGGTACTAgataaaaggcaagaaaaagtaTGTTGAAGGATTTCAGTGGAGGTTGGAATGAGGCCACATCCTCTGTTGGAGAGGATTTCTGACTTATGACAGACCTGAGAGGTGCAGAATTCcatggcatattttttttctgtgaaaaacgGTAGAGTTAGAATAGCTCTGAAGTATTTCAGCAGTGTTTAGGCAGGCTGTGTATTCTTGACCTAAGCTTAAACTCTGCCTCCTGTCCTGCATGTGCAATGAGgatgatattttttctgtacCTCATAGAAGTCTTGAGACAGATAgcaactgtttttaaaacactttgaatATAAAGTGCAAACTATAtgcttcagtttttcaaagTTTGGATTGCAAACTGGTATCTGAGCAGGTTGTACACCAGCCTTTCTGGTATGTagacagattttcaaaacagataaCCTGTGACAGAATGGTAGCAGTAATATAATTAATGATACCTATGGAAAATATGGACGACAGCAACTGAAAATATGCACAGACGTATTGGTAATGAgctttaattgtttttttgcAGGTTGCCATATAGTACTGACAGTGATAGAGGcatgtggtttgtttttttttcctaaaacaagAAGTTGTgccattattttcttccattttgatGGACTGAGAAATGTTTTGGACACATGGTGATACAAAAGTGAATTGTGGTTGAGCATCCAGCTGgtagaaatgtgattttatgAAACTGAATGAAAGCCCTATCAAAATATTAGAGCAATAGAATTAAACAATTGGTTGTCTCATTCTGtgatacatttgaaaaattaggTGTGGAGGTAGCATgaattattttgtgaaatacCAAGAATAATATGGAGTTACTCTGTGGGGAAACATGTACGTGGGAAGGCCCACGTGCATTCTTTAAAGTGGAAATTACTTGTGTGattaaattacacagaaaagaaagattgtGGCCCTGTCCTTCAACTTTCTGAAACTTTTCAATTATTAGAGTGTGAATACACAAATCCCCAGGATTAATCCTTAATGTACTATTTGACACAATCAgttcactgaagtattttttgaagTCCAtggataaattaatttttcatgattACTGCATACATAATTTCTTGCTTCAATGGCATGAGTTCTATACAACAGTCTCATTAATACTTGGATCTGGAATTGTACCCTGCTTCTATTGAAGCCAATGGCAAAAATTGCTGGGGGAGCAAGACTGGGTCTGTAATTAAGTTAATAGGGTCAAGTGTTATTACATTGTTGAATTGTCACTCAATGCCATTAACATCAACCAACCaagaatatatacatatatatctttAGCAGTGACTAATGTAAGGCAGTATTAAATGTTGGTTTTATAACACTTTACGAGGGAGTGATAAAGCAATTGAAAAATTAATCATAAGGGAAAATATTGGAATCTGAAATATATTCAGAGGAATCATTACAGTTCATTAATTTATGTGTAAATACCGATGTTTTCCAGTGGAATTATAAAATGCAAGTGAAGGAAATGGCTGGCTTCACTGAAGGCATTTTACCATTATCATCAGATGGAATTTAATTGGTTTACAGACTCAGCATTGGGCTGATCCACATGGAGAAATATTCATAAACAAGGGCTTTGACTCCTGTGTGTTAAGCAGCAATTCCAGTTCTCATGATAAAAGTGCTGAAGGAAGATGTAGAAAGAAGTAAAGATATATTGTTTTGCTAATTCACTAAAGCAATGGCATTAGAACTAACTACATAAATAGCAAACCAGTAGGACTATGTCAGTGGGTTAAACATCTGTCTTGACAGCTTTACTGTTGGACTCTGACAAGACAGCAAAGTTCAATACTGCACACAAAAACGTGCTTGTTTTGATACACAATTAATATTTGATGTAGCTTTGCATGCTACTTACGTTCTGTCTGTTTGTGCCAGGAACAGTGTGTGCAGGAGAGAGGCTGGCCAAAACGGGAGTTACCAGTGCTACAGTGAGCAGGTCGTATACTGGAATGGCTCAGACTGCAGAAGTCCCGTGGAACACAAGGGACATGAGCTCTGCAGGCTGTTGGGTTGTGAAGTGCAGCTCAGTGCCAGTGTTAGGCTGCAGGAGATTGTTTGCACATGCAGTTGAGTTTTTACTGATACACAGATGGTCATACTGATAAACTATAAAGATACATTCCTTTAGGAAACCCCCCTGAACAAGCCAACaacttttttctcattattattattattattatcatcattatttttgtcattattagtatttttcttaGATTACAGTGTTGGACAAATGCCAAAGTGTGATCACTTTGAGCTGGAGACTATACAGGTGTTCTTACATTCACAAAGTCGTAGTTCTTATCCTAAAACAGTCTTGTGGGGAAATCGAAGATTGGAATATAGAGGAAAAGAGGCTGGATTAAATCTGTGTAGGTACAGTTTCATTCTTTTAAGATATGCGCAGATCCTGTAAGTACTTCCTTGCTGTTGCTACTGTTATGAGTAAGTGTAGATGTTCCAGGGTATATGGCAGATAAATATACAGGAAATAGTGATGAATGCATGTTAGTATCCGTTTTCTAAGagaataaatttttatttgggtttgAGTGTAGCTCTCTAGTACTGTTAAATGCAGTAAGATGTCTGTATTTGTAAGGCTCTGAAATGTCACAAAAGTTGTTTTGAACCCTTTTGATTTTCGTGACAGTTGGCTGAGATGTATACTAAGAGGCAAGTGATGATTTCATAGGTATTCAGACATGTTATACTGTTTCCTGCTGTTCGCTGTAGAAGCTGTGtgtacagaaatgcagaagttaTTAATGATACAAGTGAATGCAGTGGCTGTAGTATATCAAGACAATTATGGATCAATAGCTGTGCATTCTCAGTGCTACAggataatgaaataaaatcccAGTATTGTTATTCTTTTAATGTAGTCGTGTTACAGAGATCTACAAATGTCACAAGAATTCCTGTggccttttttaatttttaaattctgtgtgttcaacaatgatatttttttttagaactagTGAGTTGCACTAGATTTAAAATGATATGCATATTAATTAAACCACTGATTACGTGTAGCAGTGAAATTGGGCAGAATGGCTATACAGATTCTTCAGCAAATCAAATTATGCTGACTGTTTGGACAAATGGATGTTGCTTTGTTGTAGggcttatttttgtttttaaacctgATCCAGCTCCTATTTAACTTGACAGAAAGCTCCCTTTGACTCTGATTTGAATTTTGGATCAGGATCTAACTATATAATTGCTTGTACATTAGAGATACATTTCTCCTTTACAAACATGGCAATTTGTGGTGCTGCTTTTGCACTAAAATATTAGATGCTGTCTTTGGTGTGGCTGGCTTCTAAATCTATTTTCCATTAAGGCTGTGTTATCGAAGACAAATAGTTACATGTCAGTAATTAACCATGGATTTTAGGAAATTCTACTTAGCTGTTCTATTAAATGTGTTAATTTTTCATGACAGAAGAGTTGGCATGGTCTGATGGAACAGAACCCAGCTTGAAACCTGAGTCTTTATGACCCTGCTTAATTGTTATTACATCACTCACTCCTCTTTGCCTTCTGGGAAAGACAAGAGAACCTGGCAGAATACAATTCATTAATTCTTTCATAACTTTCCCAACTGATAATGTTAAAATTAGTTTCATTAGTCATTGTGAAAACATTCCCAATAAATAGTGACATTAATCTGAAGTGGCTgactctttttgttttggtttttgttgttgttttgttgagGGGTTTTTGTTGCTGTACAGGCAAGAATCATTGTTGTCTCAATAGTCAGTTCTATAAAAGCACTTGGcatattacatttattttaccaGAAACATGACTGACTGTAGAAAATGAGATATTGAGAAGCTATATCTCAGATCAAGACTAAATGGTCTTTTgagaataaagtatttttagattAAGAGGGACCAAACAGAACGAAGACCAATTTAAATGCTAAGTTCaaatttatcattaaaatgtCTGAAGCTAAAGGTTAAGCTAGTTTTCCTTTGTTAATGGTAAGATTTTTACATCTAAACTTCCACTTTAAtgcaaacagtattttctaaagGTACACATGCCTCAATGGTATTAAACTTTACTTTGATGTAATAAGACTATTTTTCAAGTGCAAATTACTAATTAAATGTTACATctctaatgtatttttcaatactgattttaaaagttttctttgtaagacaagaaaaaaattacctaatacttttttccttgccagtattttttaatagttagATATTTGCCCAAATTATGTGTATGTATTGACTAGTTTGAATTGATATGATTGAtcaaaaaaggcattttaaaatttcaagtgTGTATAAGCATTTGTGTATTTATAACTATATATgcatagatatatttttttataggATGCAAAACCAGTAATTAAATCTTTAACAGTTTCAATGGATAGTGGTGTTATTTTAAGACAATAGAAAGCACTCCACCTTCTATAAATgtgtatgttatttttaatccatGACGGACCCAAATATATGGCATTTTTAAGTCACACActacagctgttttcagaaaagatgctttaatATGAAGAACAAGATACTATCCAGGGCTGCTCATCAACATGCCTGGTGTCCTGCGGTATTAACTGTTGGAGGCTTCAGTTGGTCAGTGTTATCATGGAAAGTTCTGTGACAACATTACTGTGGGATCaaaactcaaaaatattttgactgattttttttttttttttttttttgcatggatcatattacattttttttggAAGTAATTTGCTGTGCAGGTATCATAAAGCTTAGAATATCAGTTTTTTCAATGTTGAGCTGTCTTCATATTTCAGCAGATTTAATGAACAAAATGCTAGTCTTTTTTTATCAAAAACTACTTTTGCATGTCCTGAACCTGCAATTCCTAGATAGTAATCAAATTCTCTATTTATTCCAGGTTTTTAAGAAGATTCCTGTTTCCTCAGCTAAGAAAATTGGTTCTAGACACTTCTGTCTGAGactatgaaagaaaaggaagaatgtgtgtggatttaaaattactgtatttatcAAGTGGAGTGAGAAATACTGGGGAAATAGCTTGCTCTGTTGCTTATTGTAGATCTTCTACAAATTGTTTCTgatgcagctgagaaaaatgcagaCCCTTAAAAAAGAACACGGACCTGTTGACACAAGTAGCAATGTGGACAAAATCATGGTACTTAAGTCAACTTTAGCAGAAGTGTCTGAAGAATTGTCTACAAATGAAGATATACTACTTACTGAAGCAAGTAGTGGAAAAAGCAAATCTTCAGCTTGCCGGAGAAAGCGAGAATTCATtccagatgaaaagaaagatgctaTGTATTGGGAGAAGAGGcgaaaaaataatgaagctgCCAAAAGATCTCGTGAAAAACGGCGACTGAATGACCTTGTCTTAGAGAACAAACTAATTGCACTGGGAGAGGAGAATGCCACTTtgaaggcagagctgctttcatTGAAGCTAAAGTTTGGTTTAATTAGTTCTGCAGCCTATGCCCAAGAGATACAGAAACTCAGTAGCTCAACAACTGTGTATTTCCAAGACTATCAGAGTTCCAAATCAAATATTAACTCATTTGCAGATGAACATGAACCATCTATAGTCGGTAGCAGTTGTATTTCTGTCATTAAACACTCTCCTCAAAGCTCAATGTCTGATGTGTCTGAAATATCATCTGCAGAGCATACTCAACCAAGTCGTATACAAAGCAACTGCAGAAGTCCTGAAAATAAGTTCCAGATTATAAAACAAGAGCCCATGGAATTGGAGAGAGAGACAAGAGATGACAGAGGTTCATATAAAGCATCCATATATCCAAACTACATGGGAGCTACCTTTAACGTGTACTCACATTCTCCTCCTCTCTTGCAAGTTAATAGGTCCTCCAGTAATTCCCCCAGAACATCAGAAACTGATGATGGTGTAGTTGGAAAGTCATCTGATGGAGAAGATGAACAGCAGGTTCCTAAGGGTCCAA
The Falco rusticolus isolate bFalRus1 chromosome Z, bFalRus1.pri, whole genome shotgun sequence DNA segment above includes these coding regions:
- the NFIL3 gene encoding nuclear factor interleukin-3-regulated protein produces the protein MQLRKMQTLKKEHGPVDTSSNVDKIMVLKSTLAEVSEELSTNEDILLTEASSGKSKSSACRRKREFIPDEKKDAMYWEKRRKNNEAAKRSREKRRLNDLVLENKLIALGEENATLKAELLSLKLKFGLISSAAYAQEIQKLSSSTTVYFQDYQSSKSNINSFADEHEPSIVGSSCISVIKHSPQSSMSDVSEISSAEHTQPSRIQSNCRSPENKFQIIKQEPMELERETRDDRGSYKASIYPNYMGATFNVYSHSPPLLQVNRSSSNSPRTSETDDGVVGKSSDGEDEQQVPKGPIHSPVEHKNVHATVKVPEVNSSALPHKLRIKAKAMQVKVEAMDNDYEATQKLSSPIDMSSKRHFELEKHGAQNLVHSSHTPFSVQVTNIQDWSLKPELWHQKELNVKIQSGCKTGVVEIKDNIYNVSESENLYLKQGIASLSAEVASLKRLITTQQISASDSG